The Nocardioides panzhihuensis genome has a segment encoding these proteins:
- a CDS encoding alpha/beta hydrolase yields MTTQTMVHTATYGSTDPAAPLVVLLHGRGSHEQEIIQLARHLPAGPAYVAVRAPIAEGGGFAWFANRGIGRPVAESLAETMGWFRTWLDDVAPSGRPVVLVGFSGGAAFAGGLILQEPARFAGAAILYGTLPFDAGVPVEDDRLADLPVLVAQGEADHVIPRDLLDRTWCYLLHRSGAPTTAHRDEGAHGITATALHELRSWITTLPA; encoded by the coding sequence ATGACGACACAGACGATGGTGCACACCGCCACCTACGGAAGCACCGACCCGGCCGCGCCGCTGGTGGTCCTGCTGCACGGGCGCGGTTCGCACGAGCAAGAGATCATCCAGCTGGCCCGGCACCTCCCCGCCGGCCCCGCCTACGTCGCCGTGCGCGCCCCGATCGCCGAGGGCGGCGGGTTCGCCTGGTTCGCCAACCGTGGCATCGGCCGGCCGGTCGCCGAGTCGCTGGCCGAGACGATGGGCTGGTTCCGGACCTGGCTCGACGACGTCGCGCCCTCCGGGCGGCCCGTCGTCCTGGTCGGGTTCAGCGGCGGCGCCGCCTTCGCCGGCGGACTGATCCTCCAGGAACCCGCGCGGTTCGCCGGCGCCGCCATCCTGTACGGCACGCTCCCCTTCGACGCCGGGGTCCCGGTCGAGGACGACCGCCTGGCCGACCTGCCGGTACTGGTCGCGCAGGGCGAGGCCGACCACGTCATCCCGCGCGATCTGCTCGACCGGACGTGGTGCTACCTGCTGCACCGCTCCGGCGCGCCGACGACGGCGCACCGCGACGAGGGCGCGCACGGCATCACCGCGACCGCCCTGCACGAGCTCAGGTCCTGGATCACGACGCTTCCCGCCTGA
- a CDS encoding VOC family protein: protein MPVNPVRLNHAVLFVSDLERSITFYEAAFEMTVMAREPRANAAFLRLRHSGNHHDLGLFGVGAQPPRPRGSLGLYHLAWQVDTIDELEQAQMTLAELGAFTGESSHGATKSVYGADPDGNEFEVMWMLPRADWGEFENSAPIDRLDLAKDVARWSGVRTAAELNRDDA from the coding sequence ATGCCCGTCAACCCCGTCCGGCTCAACCACGCCGTGCTGTTCGTCTCCGATCTGGAGCGCAGCATCACGTTCTACGAGGCTGCGTTCGAGATGACGGTCATGGCTCGCGAGCCCCGTGCCAACGCGGCGTTTCTGCGGCTTCGCCACTCGGGGAACCACCACGACCTCGGCCTCTTCGGGGTCGGCGCCCAGCCGCCACGCCCCCGCGGCTCCCTCGGCCTCTACCACCTCGCCTGGCAGGTCGACACGATCGACGAGCTCGAGCAGGCGCAAATGACCCTGGCCGAGCTCGGTGCCTTCACCGGAGAGTCCAGCCACGGCGCCACCAAGAGCGTCTACGGCGCCGACCCCGACGGCAACGAGTTCGAGGTGATGTGGATGCTGCCCCGAGCTGACTGGGGCGAGTTCGAGAACTCCGCTCCCATCGACCGGCTCGACCTGGCCAAGGACGTCGCCCGCTGGAGCGGAGTTCGGACGGCCGCCGAGCTCAACCGGGACGACGCCTGA
- a CDS encoding MarR family winged helix-turn-helix transcriptional regulator, with protein sequence MDDVWLDEQEMAAWLRLIAIVELLPGVLDSQLRRDAGLTHFEYFVLAMLSETEDRTLRMTALAHRTNATLARLSHVVRRLEERGLVERFPCPEDARATNARLTAGGWDAVVAAAPGHVVNVRSHVLDGLTAEQVRQLTDVGDALLARLDPQGRMTALYRP encoded by the coding sequence GTGGACGACGTCTGGCTGGATGAGCAGGAGATGGCCGCGTGGCTGCGCCTGATCGCCATCGTGGAGCTGCTGCCCGGAGTGCTCGACTCCCAGCTGCGTCGCGACGCCGGCCTGACACACTTCGAGTACTTCGTCCTGGCCATGCTGTCCGAGACCGAGGACCGTACGCTGCGGATGACGGCCCTGGCGCACCGCACCAACGCGACGCTGGCGCGCCTGTCCCACGTGGTGCGACGGCTCGAGGAGCGGGGCCTGGTCGAGCGGTTCCCGTGCCCGGAGGACGCGCGTGCGACGAATGCTCGGCTCACCGCCGGCGGCTGGGACGCCGTGGTCGCGGCTGCGCCCGGACACGTCGTGAACGTCCGCAGCCACGTGCTCGACGGGCTGACCGCGGAGCAGGTGCGGCAGCTGACCGACGTCGGCGACGCGCTGCTCGCCCGTCTGGATCCGCAGGGCAGGATGACCGCCCTGTATCGGCCCTAG
- a CDS encoding molybdopterin cofactor-binding domain-containing protein has product MTEIQEDIGMEPSIGRHSVGRRRFLGYLIGGTTVVAAAELGLLSGQVAAKIPSAPQVFDAYDLSDLLTHAAQPTSGLITVTINEDGTASFALPRAEVGQGITTAAAMIIAEELDLPLKKIDVTLAPARPELVWNQITGGSNTIHAMYTPIRVAAAVAKKALLEAAAAQLDGAVDELETRDGVITDALGNSLTYGELAAQAASPDTKAVEVGLKDEAKFTLLGKPTNRIDALDAVTGKKVYTTDLDVKDALPTMLCRAPTLNGKPKKVLNAAEVKAMPGVTHVAMVPTGVAVRARTFGQCIDGVRALRVDWEDGPVAGESDQDILSGVKAAELPMPSLPNTPIAKTIAYDFTFWFRSNSPMDTNSAIADVRSDRAEIWSGLKNPIVTQQQIALELGLTPDKVKVNVMQAGGSFGRRLFFDGAMEAAQVSKAMGVPVKLMWHRSDDARVGRAHPLATSRVRAMHAAGEVLAFQQSHTAVEMDLRHGFGEIVTALAADLPAGLGNLGYAQTIFTLTSGIPYDFGVLTQTLNETDTRFNTGAMRNVYSPDVRTANELVVDQLAKAMGKDPLAFRLAFCRNERVRGVLKKAREVAQWGKPMPAGTAQGVAVHVEYKGASACVVEIDCRPETVGRKVRDAVTGPRVMKATMVTDVGQVINPRGVEAQMQGAINDGIAMTLTSSLHLVDGHFEEASWDNYFYTRQWNTPPEIEVVIMDSAEPPGGVGEAGVAPTAAAVACAYARAVGKVPTEFPINHRDPLAFEPKPRTPPIPPSPTDGLRWTY; this is encoded by the coding sequence ATGACAGAAATTCAGGAAGACATCGGCATGGAGCCGTCCATCGGACGGCACTCCGTGGGAAGGCGACGGTTTCTCGGCTACCTGATCGGCGGCACCACCGTCGTCGCGGCCGCAGAGCTCGGACTGCTGAGTGGGCAGGTCGCGGCCAAGATACCGAGCGCGCCGCAGGTCTTCGATGCGTACGATCTCAGTGACCTGCTGACCCACGCCGCCCAACCGACCTCGGGCCTGATCACCGTGACGATCAACGAGGACGGGACCGCTAGCTTCGCGCTGCCACGCGCCGAGGTGGGGCAGGGCATCACCACGGCGGCGGCGATGATCATCGCCGAGGAGCTCGACCTTCCGCTGAAGAAGATCGACGTCACCCTCGCGCCGGCCCGACCGGAGCTGGTCTGGAACCAGATCACAGGCGGGTCCAACACGATCCACGCGATGTACACGCCGATCCGGGTGGCTGCGGCGGTGGCGAAGAAGGCGCTGTTGGAGGCCGCGGCCGCGCAGCTCGACGGCGCCGTCGACGAGCTCGAGACCCGCGACGGCGTGATCACCGACGCGCTCGGCAACAGCCTCACCTACGGGGAGCTCGCCGCGCAGGCGGCCAGCCCGGACACCAAGGCGGTCGAGGTCGGCCTCAAGGACGAGGCGAAGTTCACCCTTCTCGGCAAGCCGACCAACCGGATCGACGCGCTCGACGCGGTCACCGGCAAGAAGGTCTACACGACCGACCTGGACGTGAAGGACGCGCTGCCGACGATGCTCTGCCGGGCGCCCACGCTCAACGGCAAGCCGAAGAAGGTGCTCAATGCCGCCGAGGTCAAGGCGATGCCCGGGGTCACCCACGTGGCGATGGTCCCGACCGGGGTGGCGGTGCGGGCCCGAACCTTCGGCCAGTGCATCGACGGCGTACGCGCCCTGCGGGTCGACTGGGAGGACGGCCCGGTCGCGGGGGAGTCGGACCAGGACATCCTCTCCGGGGTGAAGGCTGCCGAGCTGCCGATGCCATCGCTGCCCAACACTCCGATCGCCAAGACGATCGCGTACGACTTCACGTTCTGGTTCCGCAGCAACTCGCCGATGGACACCAACAGCGCCATCGCCGACGTACGCAGCGACCGTGCCGAGATCTGGTCAGGGCTCAAGAACCCGATCGTCACCCAGCAGCAGATCGCACTCGAGCTGGGCCTGACCCCGGACAAGGTGAAGGTCAACGTGATGCAGGCCGGAGGCTCCTTCGGCCGGCGGCTCTTCTTCGACGGAGCGATGGAGGCGGCCCAGGTCTCCAAGGCGATGGGCGTCCCGGTCAAGCTGATGTGGCACCGGTCCGACGACGCGCGGGTCGGCCGGGCCCACCCGCTGGCCACCTCGCGCGTCCGGGCGATGCACGCCGCCGGCGAGGTGCTCGCCTTCCAGCAGAGCCACACGGCCGTCGAGATGGACCTGCGGCACGGCTTCGGTGAGATCGTCACCGCGCTGGCCGCCGACCTGCCCGCCGGGCTGGGCAACTTGGGTTACGCCCAGACGATCTTCACGCTGACCTCGGGGATCCCCTACGACTTCGGGGTGCTCACCCAGACCCTGAACGAGACCGACACCCGGTTCAACACCGGCGCGATGCGCAACGTGTACTCGCCGGACGTACGCACCGCCAACGAGCTCGTCGTCGACCAGCTCGCCAAGGCGATGGGGAAGGATCCGCTCGCCTTCCGGCTGGCGTTCTGCCGCAACGAGCGTGTCCGCGGCGTCTTGAAGAAGGCCCGCGAGGTGGCCCAGTGGGGCAAGCCGATGCCGGCCGGGACCGCCCAGGGCGTCGCGGTGCACGTGGAGTACAAGGGCGCGTCGGCCTGTGTCGTCGAGATCGACTGCCGGCCCGAGACGGTCGGACGCAAGGTGCGCGACGCGGTCACCGGACCGCGGGTCATGAAGGCGACGATGGTCACCGACGTCGGCCAGGTGATCAACCCGCGCGGCGTCGAGGCACAGATGCAGGGCGCCATCAACGACGGCATCGCGATGACGCTGACCAGCAGCCTGCACCTGGTCGACGGCCACTTCGAGGAAGCCAGCTGGGACAACTACTTCTACACCCGGCAGTGGAACACGCCGCCGGAGATCGAGGTGGTCATCATGGACTCCGCCGAGCCCCCGGGTGGCGTCGGCGAGGCCGGGGTCGCCCCGACCGCGGCAGCGGTTGCCTGCGCGTACGCCCGGGCTGTGGGCAAGGTGCCGACCGAGTTCCCGATCAACCATCGAGACCCGCTCGCGTTCGAGCCGAAGCCGCGTACGCCACCGATCCCGCCGTCCCCGACCGACGGCCTGCGCTGGACCTACTGA
- a CDS encoding (2Fe-2S)-binding protein, with product MPEQTFILNGEPVTVDVEDDVRVLWVLRDILGVKGPKYGCGINVCKACTSHINGKAFNPCAVPVGKLGAKDEITTIEGLPGEVPESERGEHGLHPMQESWLDNDVAQCGYCQPGQIMAAVALVKKVRAEGRTITDGDLDGIRNICRCGTYTRIREAIREGEQRM from the coding sequence ATGCCTGAACAGACCTTCATCCTGAACGGCGAGCCGGTCACCGTCGACGTCGAGGACGACGTCCGCGTCCTGTGGGTGCTGCGCGACATCCTCGGCGTCAAGGGGCCGAAGTACGGCTGCGGCATCAATGTCTGCAAAGCCTGTACGTCGCACATCAACGGCAAGGCCTTCAACCCGTGCGCGGTGCCCGTGGGCAAGCTCGGCGCCAAGGACGAGATCACCACCATCGAGGGGCTCCCCGGCGAGGTGCCCGAGTCAGAGCGCGGCGAGCACGGCCTGCACCCGATGCAGGAGTCGTGGCTCGACAACGACGTCGCCCAGTGCGGCTACTGCCAACCCGGTCAGATCATGGCCGCGGTGGCGCTGGTGAAGAAGGTCCGCGCCGAGGGCCGCACCATCACCGACGGCGATCTCGACGGTATCCGCAACATCTGCCGCTGCGGCACCTACACCCGGATTCGCGAGGCGATCCGGGAGGGCGAGCAGCGGATGTGA
- a CDS encoding TetR/AcrR family transcriptional regulator → MTTVKRADALKNIESIMDAATACLARDPDVSVAEIAKAAGVGRVTLYGHFESRATLVTQVVERAIQQSDEALGAVDLDGDPRAALRRLLEASWRLTQQYGALIVAAEQSMPHEQFQAIHVGLIDRWKPLMERGRSEGSFRDDQPLQWQLTLLQSVLHAASGAVYRGEIDAADAAGLIDGTIQAALTAPE, encoded by the coding sequence ATGACGACCGTGAAACGCGCCGACGCGCTCAAGAACATCGAGTCGATCATGGACGCGGCGACCGCCTGCCTCGCCCGTGACCCCGACGTCAGCGTCGCCGAGATCGCCAAGGCCGCCGGCGTCGGCCGGGTGACCCTCTACGGCCACTTCGAGTCCCGCGCGACCCTGGTCACCCAGGTCGTCGAGCGCGCGATCCAGCAGTCCGACGAGGCGCTCGGCGCCGTCGACCTCGACGGCGACCCCCGGGCCGCACTGCGCAGGCTGCTCGAGGCGTCGTGGCGGTTGACCCAGCAGTACGGAGCGCTGATCGTCGCGGCCGAGCAGAGCATGCCCCACGAGCAGTTCCAGGCGATCCACGTCGGGCTGATCGACCGCTGGAAGCCGCTGATGGAGCGTGGCCGCAGCGAGGGCAGCTTCCGCGACGACCAGCCGCTCCAGTGGCAGCTCACCCTGCTCCAGAGCGTGCTCCACGCCGCCTCCGGCGCCGTCTACCGCGGCGAGATCGACGCGGCCGACGCCGCCGGGCTGATCGACGGCACCATCCAGGCCGCCCTCACGGCCCCGGAGTGA
- a CDS encoding GNAT family N-acetyltransferase: protein MTEHVPAEIVVRDATRDDAKTVHTLIGEIAAHQAQSASVTVTAEQWAGYLERPEITVLLAEADGEPVGYVSAVRRLHLWSGSDVIALDDLYVRPGHRDAGVGRLLMTELARRSGDLAITWGVQPDNDAAIRFYRRLGATVRAKVICAWPAGRR from the coding sequence ATGACCGAGCACGTGCCAGCAGAGATCGTCGTACGCGACGCCACCCGCGACGACGCCAAGACCGTCCACACGCTCATCGGCGAGATCGCGGCCCACCAGGCCCAATCCGCCTCGGTCACCGTGACCGCCGAGCAGTGGGCCGGCTATCTCGAGCGCCCGGAGATCACCGTCCTGCTCGCCGAGGCCGACGGGGAGCCGGTCGGCTACGTCTCCGCCGTACGCCGCCTGCACCTGTGGTCGGGCAGCGACGTCATCGCCCTCGACGACCTCTACGTCCGTCCCGGGCACCGCGACGCCGGTGTCGGCCGACTGCTCATGACCGAGCTGGCGAGACGCTCCGGCGACCTCGCGATCACCTGGGGCGTACAACCCGACAACGACGCCGCCATCCGGTTCTATCGACGCCTCGGTGCCACCGTCCGCGCGAAGGTGATCTGCGCGTGGCCGGCCGGACGACGGTGA
- a CDS encoding MFS transporter, which translates to MTDKTAEDATVEQAADPRRWRLLGLLGLAQFMLILDVTVVAIALPHMGADLGLGRDALTWVVSAYTLAFGGLMLLGGRMADLFGPKPVVLAGLATFTVASLATGLATSAELAIGGRVAQGVGAAMLSPAALSIVVRLFDGEERNRALGIWSALGAGGAAIGVLLGGALTAGPGWEWVFLINVPVGIVVALVLARQLPPLPAWGGNARLDLVGALIVTAATGLLILGFIEAGDEGWTSSRTALLLVGGIVGYAVLGGWLRRTRHPLIDPALLSRRPVLSGTFVLFVATGLMVAVFFLGTFYLQSAAGHGPLTTGLLFLPVAAATMVGAQMGGRLIGRLGARTLGVVGLSIAAAGLVVPAFGMSTLTTVVAVSVGSAGLGVLFVVAAATALSQVEPHLAGVASGILSTFHELGASLGAAVMSGVAAASLVDGTTAGFERAYLVAAVIAALAAVVAVVLIPGRPASPEIHQ; encoded by the coding sequence ATGACAGACAAGACAGCCGAAGACGCGACAGTGGAGCAGGCTGCAGACCCTCGGCGATGGCGGCTGCTCGGCCTGCTGGGGCTCGCGCAGTTCATGCTGATCCTCGACGTCACAGTGGTGGCGATCGCGCTGCCGCACATGGGCGCGGACCTCGGGCTGGGGCGGGATGCGCTGACCTGGGTGGTGAGTGCGTACACGCTCGCCTTCGGCGGGTTGATGCTGCTCGGCGGCCGGATGGCTGACCTGTTCGGCCCGAAGCCGGTAGTGCTCGCGGGGCTCGCGACGTTCACTGTGGCGTCGCTGGCCACCGGTCTCGCCACGAGCGCGGAGCTGGCGATCGGCGGGCGGGTGGCTCAAGGCGTCGGGGCGGCGATGCTCTCCCCCGCCGCCCTCTCGATCGTGGTGCGGCTCTTCGACGGCGAGGAGCGCAACCGGGCGCTCGGGATCTGGTCGGCGCTCGGGGCGGGCGGGGCCGCGATCGGCGTACTTCTCGGCGGAGCCCTGACCGCGGGGCCCGGCTGGGAGTGGGTCTTCCTGATCAACGTGCCCGTCGGCATCGTCGTGGCTCTCGTGCTCGCCCGGCAGCTTCCGCCGCTGCCGGCGTGGGGAGGCAACGCGCGGCTCGACCTCGTCGGCGCGCTCATCGTCACCGCCGCCACCGGGCTGCTGATCCTGGGCTTCATCGAGGCCGGCGACGAGGGCTGGACCTCGAGCCGCACCGCCCTTCTCCTCGTCGGTGGCATCGTCGGGTACGCCGTCCTGGGCGGCTGGCTGCGGCGTACGCGACACCCGCTCATCGACCCGGCGCTGCTCTCCCGGCGACCGGTCCTGTCCGGCACCTTCGTGCTGTTCGTCGCGACCGGGTTGATGGTGGCGGTCTTCTTCCTCGGGACCTTCTATCTGCAGAGCGCCGCCGGACACGGGCCACTCACGACCGGGCTGCTGTTCCTGCCGGTCGCCGCCGCGACCATGGTCGGCGCGCAGATGGGCGGCAGGCTCATCGGACGCCTCGGCGCCCGCACCCTCGGTGTCGTCGGGCTGTCGATCGCCGCCGCCGGGCTCGTCGTGCCCGCGTTCGGCATGAGCACGCTGACGACCGTCGTCGCGGTCAGCGTCGGCTCTGCCGGGCTCGGCGTCCTGTTCGTCGTGGCCGCTGCGACCGCGCTGAGCCAGGTCGAGCCGCATCTCGCGGGCGTCGCCTCCGGCATCCTCAGCACCTTCCACGAGCTCGGCGCCTCGCTCGGCGCGGCGGTGATGTCCGGCGTCGCCGCGGCCAGCCTCGTCGACGGCACCACCGCCGGCTTCGAGCGGGCCTACCTGGTCGCAGCCGTGATCGCCGCGCTCGCCGCCGTCGTCGCCGTCGTCCTGATCCCCGGGCGCCCGGCATCCCCTGAGATCCACCAGTGA
- the zwf gene encoding glucose-6-phosphate dehydrogenase, translating into MSSKPAPHVLVLFGATGDLAARKLFPGLYRLALAKRLPDQLAIIGSGRRSPGTDDEFRDQVRQALNEFVKEVDESVAGPLLERIRFVASSAEDGAALAEAVHEAEDQLALASGQTVGDVQRLLYLSVPPQAVEPMVGMLAREGLNARSRLVAEKPFGTDLASARELDAVLSEAFEEKQIFRIDHFIGKEAVQNLLALRFANGLFEPAWNRHSIESVQIDVPETLTVKGRGSFYEGTGCLRDMVTTHLCQLLGFVAMEDPHAFREGAIRAAKAAAFAAVRPLDPERVVFGQYDGYREEPDVAADSDVETYVAIEAWIDNDRWRGVPFYLRTGKALAAGRRTITIRFIDPRHQWLQPADPGRAEPNELVIELSDEARIEIDVRAKRPGPGMALVEGVFRLDLAEDTPDAGPLEAYERLLLDVMNGDRTLFTSAREVERLWEICQPVLEHRPTVEPYPQGSWGPESALELPIGGWRLGRNQSA; encoded by the coding sequence GTGTCCTCCAAACCAGCTCCGCACGTACTCGTCCTCTTCGGCGCGACCGGTGACCTCGCCGCGCGCAAGCTGTTCCCCGGGCTGTACCGGCTCGCCCTCGCCAAGCGGCTTCCCGACCAGCTCGCCATCATCGGCAGCGGGCGGCGCTCGCCCGGCACCGACGACGAGTTTCGTGACCAGGTCCGCCAGGCGCTGAACGAGTTCGTCAAAGAGGTCGACGAGAGCGTCGCCGGGCCGCTGCTGGAGCGGATCCGCTTCGTCGCCTCCTCTGCCGAGGACGGCGCCGCGCTGGCCGAGGCGGTGCACGAGGCTGAGGACCAGCTCGCGCTCGCAAGCGGGCAGACGGTGGGCGACGTACAGAGGCTTCTCTACCTTTCCGTGCCGCCGCAGGCCGTGGAGCCGATGGTCGGGATGCTCGCCCGCGAGGGGTTGAACGCGCGCAGCCGGCTGGTCGCAGAGAAGCCGTTCGGCACCGATCTTGCGTCGGCGCGCGAGCTCGATGCCGTGCTCAGCGAGGCGTTCGAGGAGAAACAGATCTTCCGGATCGATCACTTCATCGGGAAGGAGGCCGTGCAGAACCTGCTCGCGCTGCGCTTTGCGAACGGTCTCTTCGAGCCCGCCTGGAACCGGCACAGCATCGAGTCGGTGCAGATCGACGTCCCGGAGACGCTCACCGTCAAGGGCCGCGGCAGCTTCTACGAGGGCACCGGCTGCCTGCGCGACATGGTCACCACCCACCTGTGCCAGCTCCTCGGGTTCGTCGCGATGGAGGATCCGCACGCCTTCCGGGAAGGCGCGATCCGCGCGGCGAAGGCCGCCGCCTTCGCAGCCGTCCGGCCGCTGGACCCCGAGCGCGTGGTCTTCGGGCAGTACGACGGCTATCGCGAGGAGCCCGACGTCGCCGCCGACTCCGACGTGGAGACGTACGTCGCGATCGAGGCGTGGATCGACAACGACCGTTGGCGCGGGGTGCCGTTCTACCTTCGCACCGGCAAGGCGCTCGCCGCCGGGCGTCGGACGATCACGATCCGCTTCATCGACCCGCGCCACCAGTGGCTGCAGCCGGCGGACCCCGGTCGGGCAGAGCCCAACGAGCTGGTGATCGAGCTCAGCGACGAGGCCCGGATCGAGATCGACGTCCGGGCCAAGCGCCCCGGCCCCGGCATGGCACTGGTCGAGGGTGTCTTCCGCCTCGACCTCGCCGAGGACACGCCGGACGCCGGGCCGCTGGAGGCGTACGAGCGGCTGCTCCTCGACGTCATGAACGGTGACCGGACCCTGTTCACCAGTGCGCGCGAGGTCGAGCGGCTGTGGGAGATCTGCCAGCCGGTCCTCGAGCATCGGCCCACCGTGGAGCCTTACCCGCAGGGATCGTGGGGGCCTGAGTCCGCACTCGAGCTGCCCATCGGCGGCTGGCGGCTGGGAAGGAACCAGTCGGCCTAG
- a CDS encoding acyltransferase encodes MHAPDQPVTERRPELDALRALIVVGLIFFHSAMVFDAEGDFYVKNDATTNVTAAAGPVVVWAMPLMFVIAGVGAAMSLRRRGAGGFAVERVRRLGVPLVFSAFVLLPLPQWLRHRQDGSAESYLAYCRRFLDVHLSVSNLPFLVRGEEFESGHLWFVVLLLAFSLVVALLVALVTWRASSRTSAWSASTAAAVEARPVLLLLLALPLAAVCAVWGLEVEYGGWHRLAYLIFFAAGVVIATDPRFRPAMRRIAVPAAWLCLPLFLASTPGFFGTDEPFTAMEPLAVWARVCYGATGWFAVVAILGLLDRPRPATRPAVSSRRSRLTAYLGDAVLPLYVLHQPIVVAVAYVVVAWELPAVAKYVVIVAVSLAVTIAIYDLFVRRTPVTRFLFGMRPAA; translated from the coding sequence GTGCATGCTCCCGATCAGCCCGTGACCGAGCGCCGCCCCGAGCTGGATGCTCTTCGCGCGCTGATCGTCGTCGGCCTGATCTTCTTCCACTCGGCCATGGTCTTCGACGCCGAGGGCGACTTCTACGTCAAGAACGACGCCACGACCAACGTGACCGCGGCCGCCGGACCGGTGGTGGTCTGGGCGATGCCGCTGATGTTCGTGATCGCCGGGGTCGGCGCGGCGATGTCGCTGCGGCGCCGCGGTGCCGGCGGCTTCGCCGTCGAGCGCGTACGCCGCCTCGGGGTCCCGCTGGTGTTCTCGGCCTTCGTGCTCCTGCCCCTGCCGCAGTGGCTCCGCCACCGGCAGGACGGCTCGGCGGAGTCCTACCTCGCCTACTGCCGGCGGTTCCTCGACGTCCATCTGAGCGTGTCGAACCTGCCCTTCCTCGTACGCGGCGAAGAGTTCGAGTCCGGCCACCTCTGGTTCGTCGTACTCCTCCTCGCGTTCTCCCTCGTGGTCGCGCTCCTGGTCGCACTCGTCACGTGGCGCGCCTCGAGCCGAACCTCGGCCTGGTCGGCGTCGACGGCTGCCGCGGTCGAGGCCCGCCCCGTACTGCTGCTGCTCCTGGCCCTACCGCTCGCTGCCGTCTGCGCGGTGTGGGGCCTCGAGGTGGAGTACGGCGGCTGGCACCGGCTCGCCTACCTCATCTTCTTCGCCGCAGGCGTTGTGATCGCCACCGATCCGCGGTTCCGCCCCGCGATGCGACGGATCGCCGTCCCGGCCGCCTGGCTCTGTCTGCCGTTGTTCCTGGCCAGCACGCCGGGCTTCTTCGGGACCGACGAGCCGTTCACGGCGATGGAGCCGCTCGCTGTCTGGGCTCGCGTCTGTTACGGCGCGACCGGCTGGTTCGCGGTGGTCGCGATCCTCGGCCTCCTCGACCGCCCGCGGCCCGCCACGCGACCGGCGGTCTCCTCGCGCCGATCCCGCCTGACGGCGTACCTCGGCGACGCCGTCCTCCCGCTCTACGTGCTCCACCAGCCGATCGTGGTCGCCGTCGCGTACGTCGTCGTCGCCTGGGAGCTTCCGGCCGTGGCCAAGTACGTGGTGATCGTCGCTGTCTCGCTCGCGGTGACCATCGCGATCTACGACCTGTTCGTTCGCCGTACCCCGGTCACGCGGTTCCTGTTCGGGATGCGGCCGGCTGCTTAG